In Parvularculales bacterium, the sequence CATATCTGCCACAAGACGCTCTTCATCAGCACGGCCTTGTGGAACACGGCGTTGTGTTGATCGATACTGCCTGAGCACCTTGCAGGCGCGGCGCTCTGATATGCCAAACTTCTCCCGAGCAGTATCGACGCATTGACGGCGACGAGAAGGGCTTAGTAGTTTCCCGAGGCGGCTTCAGCAAGGATAAGCTTGTCCAGCGTCAGATCCGATACGGCCTTGCGCAACCGCTCGTTCTCCTTCTGTAGACGCTTCAGCTCACGCAACTGGTCCGTCCCCATCCCGCCATACTGCTTCCGCCAGCGATAGTATGTCTGTTCCGTGATCCCGACCTGACGGATTGCGTCAACACGACCTTTCCCCTGGCCGACCAGAACCTCAATCTGGCGTTGTTTGCTAACAATCTCTTCGGGTTTGTGCCATCTCTTTCCCATACCGGTACCCCTCCTGTTTCATATAGTTACTAACATTCAGGGTGGACCAGTTAAATGGAGGAGGGTCAAGATAACAGAATGATTTTTGCTTTATTTTTACTTCTCTCCCGCCATATTCACAGATGCCTCCACATATTTCAGGATTAAGATCTTTGAGAAAATTTAACCGACTAAAAACGTTAGTATTCTGGAGGCCTTACTGGGAATCCGTCCACTAAAATGTATCATTCTTCTAATTAGGCAATTTTACAATTAAAGGCCTCTGGGTTGTAACAAAGTCCAACCCAAGCGGACGGCGTAAATTTTTGTTGGGCGGATTTGGTCAAAGTGCACTACAACCCACGCTCTATAACGTTATCGCTTTTTGTCTTGATTGTTTTAATTCATGCGGTGCGGGCTTTTACTTCTATTGATAGAAATCTGATTGGAGGGGATGCTGTTTGTATCTTTCATGAGCCTTCGGTATTTGTTGTTGGTGGTGATATTACCACTTTGATAATACAGGTGTAGTTCTGCATGAGCAAGGTGGTAGTTGTTGTGGTCACCGTAAGGCCTGTTCGTTTTTCTCTTTTTTAGGAGAGTTATCTCTCTCAGATAATGTGTTGGTTGTTGTCACTGTAGTACAACTGGGATGATCATTTTTCATATTGCTATCTCTACTTTTTCTTAGTGAATGTATTAATATATGGTGGCTTTTTTAGAGGTATGGGGAGGCGTGATTTATACGGAGCTGGGGACGAGTTTGTTTGGTCACGTGAGCATGTTTTGTCTATTGTAATACTATGAGATAGTGTTGATCTCTTCTTTGGATCTTATGGTGCCTGTCTTTGGTATTATATTGAGGGATCATGCCCTATGGCGATGTAGCACGTCTGTTGTCTATTAGGATGAGTGATGGTTATGGCAGGAGTTCTTATTATTATAAGCCGTAGTAGTCAGACTCTTTTAGAGAGTGTTTCCTTACAAGTTTTTAAAATTTGTGGGGAAAGCCTGTTTTCGTGATGGGCGAATTGTTTCTCTCTCCCAATTATAATATCCGTCCGGCAGATATGCCAGTGGATATGTTGATTATGCATTATACTGGCATGGCATCGGGAGAGGCAGCCCTTGCTAGATTGTGTGATCCGACAGCAAAGGTGAGTGCTCATTATCTAGTGGATCAGAATGGCGCAATTCATAAATTGGTGGCAGAAAAAAACCGTGCGTGGCATGCGGGGGCCTCTTGCTGGGCGGGGCGTGAGGATATCAACAGTCGATCAATAGGTATTGAGATTGTTAATCCGGGTCATGAGTTTGGTTATCAGAATTTTCCGGTATCGCAAATGGTTGCCGTTGTGGAGTTGGCCCAAGACATTGTAACACGCCATAAGATTAAACCTCCGCAGGTCTTGGGTCATTCGGACGTAGCACCCTTACGTCGAAGAGATCCAGGTGAGCATTTTGATTGGGCACTGCTAGCTAGCGCTAGTGTGGGGATGTGGGTTGAGCCTGCCCCTATAAAGGCATCGGCTAACGACGAGATAGATGCCGCTATTATACAGCGCTTGCTCGGCGCTTATGGATACCAGATTCCTACCACAGGATATTTTGATGATGAAACACGTGCAGTCATACGTGCGTTTCAGCGTCACTTTCGCCCAGCACGCATTGATGGTATGGCGGATGCCTCAACACTGTCTACTCTCGAGGTTTTGCTTTCTGCGGCGCGGCCTTTTGGTGTGAGTACTGCTTGACGCTGAAAAATCCACCCGCCATGATACCGTCGTCAGATGGCTGGATGACCACTATTTTAACAGATAGAGGAAAGTCCGGGCTCCACGGAAATACGGTGCCGGATAATGCCCGGCGAGGACGACCTAACGACAGGGTTGTCTTTAGGGAAAGTGTCGCAGAAAATATACCGCCTGTGTATATAGGTAAGGGTGAAATGGTGCGGTAAGAGCGCACCGCGCCTTCGGTAACGGAGGTGGCAGGGTAAACCCCACCGGGAGTAAGATCGAATAGAGGCGCATGGTTCAGCACTGCTGGCCGAATCTGTTTCCGGATTGTCGCCTGGGTAGGTTGCATGAGGTGTTCGGTAACGGATATCCTAGATGAATGGTCATCATTTCACTATTTTGTGGTGGAATACAGAACCCGGCTTATAGGCCATCTGGCTTTTTTCTTGATTTTTATGTGATCTGTGTTGTTTCGCTTGACTCTGTTGCTTTGTTTTAGGCGGGAAGGCTGTTTAGCATGTTGAAAGGCTTTTGTTCTTGGGTGAGCATAATTGTTCTCTCTATGTTCTTTTTTTGATGAAGCCTTGCCATATTTCTACTGTTTGTATCTATATTCCCATTGACACCCATACTATCCCATAGTACCCCATATAATTCTATACTTAGCCCAAACTAACCCGGAGATTGCAGTGGGTTGACTAGCAGACCAGTTAGTGGGGAAAAGTTGGGATTAAATGCTGGAAAATTTGAAAAAAATGAAGGGAGCGCCCACCGGAACTAATTAACAGCAAGAGGTCAATGGTGGGTATTGCGAGTGAGAACAGAAGAATGTACGGATTTCGTGGCATACACACGAACAAGTTGGACGCTAAGGGGCGCGTTTCTATTCCAGCGCGGTTTCGTGCTGTCCTTGAGAAGGACGAACTGAATAGTGTCATCTGCTATCCCTCCTTTAAGCAGGATGTTGTAGAGGCTGGCGGGCGACGTCTGATGGACGAACTAGATGGTATGCTGAATCGCTTAGATCCTTATTCTGACGAGCGGGAAGCTCTATCCCA encodes:
- a CDS encoding N-acetylmuramoyl-L-alanine amidase, with translation MGELFLSPNYNIRPADMPVDMLIMHYTGMASGEAALARLCDPTAKVSAHYLVDQNGAIHKLVAEKNRAWHAGASCWAGREDINSRSIGIEIVNPGHEFGYQNFPVSQMVAVVELAQDIVTRHKIKPPQVLGHSDVAPLRRRDPGEHFDWALLASASVGMWVEPAPIKASANDEIDAAIIQRLLGAYGYQIPTTGYFDDETRAVIRAFQRHFRPARIDGMADASTLSTLEVLLSAARPFGVSTA